From a single Pleurodeles waltl isolate 20211129_DDA chromosome 8, aPleWal1.hap1.20221129, whole genome shotgun sequence genomic region:
- the ING1 gene encoding inhibitor of growth protein 1 — translation MLSPANGVDQLQIVNYVEDYLDSVESLPLDLQRNVSLMREIDSKYQEILRELDEYYDKFKRETDPVQKRRFLHCIQRALIRSQELGDEKIQIVSQMVELVENRTRQVDSYIDFFETCQEANDSTSNSGKSHQEKSKNDTIASSEKPSNKRSRRPRNNENRENTSNNHDRDDLTLGTPKEKRAKMPKRKKKSKAKAAEREASPADLPIDPNEPTYCLCNQVSYGEMIGCDNDECPIEWFHFSCVSLNHKPKGKWYCPKCRGENEKTMDKALEKSKKERAYSR, via the exons ATGTTGAGTCCGGCAAACGGCGTGGACCAGCTGCAGATCGTGAACTATGTGGAGGACTATCTGGACTCAGTCGAGTCGCTGCCCCTAGATCTGCAGAGAAACGTCTCCCTGATGAGGGAGATCGACTCCAAGTACCAAG AAATCTTAAGGGAGCTTGATGAATATTATGATAAGTTCAAGCGGGAGACGGACCCTGTGCAAAAGAGGCGTTTTTTACATTGCATCCAGAGAGCCTTAATACGGAGCCAGGAACTTGGTGATGAAAAAATTCAGATTGTCAGTCAAATGGTGGAACTGGTTGAGAACCGGACTAGACAAGTGGATAGTTATATTGACTTTTTTGAAACATGTCAGGAAGCAAATGACAGTACGAGCAACAGTGGCAAATCCCACCAGGAGAAGTCCAAAAATGACACAATCGCTTCATCAGAGAAACCAAGTAATAAGCGATCCAGGCGGCCAAGGAACAATGAAAACCGAGAAAATACATCAAACAATCATGACCGGGATGACCTTACGCTGGGCACTCCCAAGGAAAAGAGAGCCAAAATGCCAAAGAGGAAGAAGAAGTCCAAGGCCAAAGCAGCAGAGAGAGAGGCTTCCCCAGCGGATCTTCCAATTGACCCAAATGAACCAACATACTGCCTATGTAACCAGGTTTCCTATGGAGAAATGATTGGCTGTGATAACGATGAGTGTCCCATTGAGTGGTTTCACTTTTCCTGCGTGTCACTTAATCATAAGCCAAAGGGCAAGTGGTACTGTCCAAAATGTCGAGGGGAGAATGAAAAAACAATGGACAAGGCATTGGAAAAATCTAAAAAAGAGCGAGCATACAGCAGGTAG